The Streptomyces sp. ICC1 DNA window GCGGTGATCGACCTGCTCGAAGAGGCGCGGGCGATGGAGCTGAACGAGCGGCTCAGCAGCCGCACCCGGGGGCACTGGACGGCGAACGCGCTGCTCACCGCGGCGACGGAGGACGGCCACGCGGCCCTCGGGCGGCCCGACGCGGGCCGCCTGGAGGCGGGCGCGCTCGCGGACTTCACCACGATCGCGCTGGACTCCGTCCGGACGGCGGGGGCGCTGCCGCGCCTCGGTGCGGAGACGGCCGTCTTCGCCGCCACGGCGGCGGACGTCCGCCACACGGTCGTGGCCGGCCGCCACATCGTCCGCGACGGCGCGCACGCGCTGATCGGGGACGTCCCGTCGGCCCTGGCCGAAGCCATCGCCGCCCTCCGGGGCTGACCCTCCCCGGGAACGAATCCACTCGACCACCCGAGGAACCATGACCACCACCGCCATCACCAACATCGGCAGCCTCGTCACCAACGACCCCGCCCTCGGCGACGGCACCCCCCTGGGCCTGATCCAGAACGCCGCCGTCGTCATCGACGGCGACCGCGTCGCCTGGGTCGGCCCCGCCGACCGGGCCCCCGCCGCCGACGCCTCGTACGACGCGCAGGGCCGCGCCGCCGTCCCCGGCTTCGTCGACTCGCACTCCCACCTCGTCTTCGCGGGCGACCGCACCGCCGAGTTCAACGCCCGCATGTCCGGCCGCGCCTACTCCGCCGGAGGCATCCGCACCACCGTCGCCGCCACCCGCGCCGCCACCGACGCGGAGCTCGAGGCCAACCTGGTGCGCCACCTCGACGAGGCCCGCCGCCAGGGCACCACCACCTTCGAGACCAAGTCCGGCTACGGCCTCACGGTCCAGGACGAGGCACGAGCACTGCGCATCGCCGCCGCGCACACCGAGGAGGTCACCTACCTCGGCGCGCACATCGTCTCCCCGGACTACGCCGACGACCCGGCCGGCTACGTGGACCTGGTCACCGGCGAGATGCTGACCGCCTGCGCCCCGTACGCCCGCTGGGTGGACGTCTTCTGCGAGAAGGGTGCCTTCGACGGGGAGCAGGCCCGCGCGATCCTGACCGCCGGCGCGGCCGCCGGGCTGATCCCGCGCGTCCACGCCAACCAGCTCTCCCACGGCCCCGGCGTACAGCTCGCCGTCGAACTCGAAGCGGCCTCCGCCGACCACTGCACCCACCTCACGGACGCCGACGTCGACGCCCTCGCGCAGGCCGCCGCGACCACCGTGGCCACCCTGCTGCCCGGTGCCGAGTTCTCCACGCGCGCCCAGTGGCCCGACGCCCGCCGGCTCATCGACGCGGGTGCCACCGTCGCGCTGTCCACGGACTGCAATCCCGGGTCCTCCTACACGAGTTCGATGCCGTTCTGCATCGCGCTCGCCGTCCGCGACATGCGGATGACCCCGGACGAGGCCCTGTGGTCCGCCACCGCCGGCGGCGCCCGGGCGCTGCGCCGGACCGACATCGGGGCGCTCACCCCCGGCGCCCGCGCGGACCTGGTCCTGCTGGACGCCCCCAGCCACGTCCACCTCGCCTACCGGCCGGGCGTCCCGCTGGTTTCGGCCGTCTGGCAGAAGGGCTGCAAGACGGTCTGAACCCATCCGTAACAGGACAGCGTCGGTGCGGCCGCGGGCCGTTGATCCGGCGCTGTCCTGTGTCTTCCCTCCGTAAGGCCCCGGGCGTACCTTGAGCCACCAATCTGATGTGCCGTCAGTAACTTGTGGCCCGAAAGTCGAGGGGAAGACGAAGGTGTCCGACCGGAAACGATCCACCGCGCTCGCGCTGGCCTCCGCGCTGGCGGGAACGGCGGTCCTGCTGGCCGCCCCCGCAGCCGAAGCCGCCGTGATCGACGTCCAGTACGACTGCAAGACCCCCATCGGGGACAAGTCGGCGGTCTCGCCCATCGACATCAAGGCAGTCGAAGAGGGCAGCGGCTACAAGCTGACGATGACCTTCCAGAAGGGCGTCTCCTCCAGCCCCATCGAGCTCGGCAAGGGCGCGATGAGCCCCAGCGCCGTCATCCTCGTCGACGGCGCCGAGAAGGTCTCGGTCCCGGTCTCCGGCCCGCCCAACGCCGAGGCCCTGCCCGCCGAGACGCCCATCAAGATCACCGACCTCTCGGGCACCTACACGCCCAAGAAGAGCGGCAAGGTCACCTTCACCGCGGGCGTCCTCACGATCAAGGCGATGGGCACGACCACCACCTGCACCCCCGGCAACAGCCCCAAGCCCTCCCTCGAGCTGGACGTGGAGGGATCCGGGGGAACCGCCCCGCAGTCCGGCGCCGGCCCCACCGACGACACGCTCCCGCAGACCGGTCCCGAGGACTCCGCCATCGCGCTGGGCACCCTGGGCGCCACCGTGCTGCTCTCCGGCGCCGCCGGCGTGCTCTGGCTGACCCGGCGCGGCCAGCGGGCCCGGTCCTGAACGGAGCACCCCCGGTCATGCCCGCGCCCCACGCACGAACTCCTCGGCCAGATCCCCCTGCGCCACCCCCTCACTCACCTCCTGCGTCGCCCCCGCGGATACTCGGCCTGGGCCTTCCACAAAGGACTGCGGGAGGCCTACATGTTCTGGCGCACCCATCACCACCTCGCCGTCCCCGCCACCTACCGCGGCGGCGACGCGGGCGACCCGCTCCTGCTGCGCCGCTGGCTGTCCGAACGGCGTCGCGATCCCGCCCGGCTCACCCTGCAGCAGATCAACGCTCTGGAGGTGTTGGACATGCGCTGGTGTTGACGAGCAGCCCCCGCATTCCCGCACCCGGCGACCTGCACGGTCCGCGATGGCCATCGCCTCGGGATATGCCATCGGGCAGGCACCCCGCGGCAAATTGACTGAACTCAGCGTGGTTGTCAGTCCCTCTGAGTAAGGTGCCTAGCGCTGACCCGTCTGGATGAGCCCCGAATACCACTGGTGGGGCATGGAAGGGGCAATGAGTCGTGCCTTCTGGCGAGCACACAACAGCGCGAAGGGTCGTCACGGCCGTACTGCGGGCCGGAGCGGCTTGGATCCACAGAAACGAAGAAGAACGTGCCTGGCGGGAACTGTCCCGCATGCACGGTGTCCTCCTGGCCTGCCTGCCCATCGGGGCAGGACCCGCGACACCGTCTGAAATGATCGACTGCCTTCCGCAGCGACTGCGTAATTGGGTGCCGCTGGACTGGAGCCACCTGCCCGAAGACATGGGTGACCTCATTGTCCTCGAAAACGACAATGAGCTGACCGAGCAGGCATTCGAGGCCGGGATGGGCTACCTCGAGGCCCTCTACCAGGAGGACGGGCGCTTCGAGCTGGGCGGAATGTGGCTGCCGGCCTGGGTTCGGCAGACCGCAGAGCAGACCGAGCGGTCCACCTTCCGGCAGATCCGCTCCGGTAGCCAGGCTGAGTACGAAGCAGCCCGGGCGATGCTCACCGAGATGCCGTGCGGTACGGAGCAGGCCCTGATAGAGGAGTACTCCCGCCGCCGTGCTCCTCGGATGAACGTCTACGAGGCCATCCCCAAGGAC harbors:
- a CDS encoding LPXTG cell wall anchor domain-containing protein; the protein is MSDRKRSTALALASALAGTAVLLAAPAAEAAVIDVQYDCKTPIGDKSAVSPIDIKAVEEGSGYKLTMTFQKGVSSSPIELGKGAMSPSAVILVDGAEKVSVPVSGPPNAEALPAETPIKITDLSGTYTPKKSGKVTFTAGVLTIKAMGTTTTCTPGNSPKPSLELDVEGSGGTAPQSGAGPTDDTLPQTGPEDSAIALGTLGATVLLSGAAGVLWLTRRGQRARS
- the hutI gene encoding imidazolonepropionase, whose translation is MTTTAITNIGSLVTNDPALGDGTPLGLIQNAAVVIDGDRVAWVGPADRAPAADASYDAQGRAAVPGFVDSHSHLVFAGDRTAEFNARMSGRAYSAGGIRTTVAATRAATDAELEANLVRHLDEARRQGTTTFETKSGYGLTVQDEARALRIAAAHTEEVTYLGAHIVSPDYADDPAGYVDLVTGEMLTACAPYARWVDVFCEKGAFDGEQARAILTAGAAAGLIPRVHANQLSHGPGVQLAVELEAASADHCTHLTDADVDALAQAAATTVATLLPGAEFSTRAQWPDARRLIDAGATVALSTDCNPGSSYTSSMPFCIALAVRDMRMTPDEALWSATAGGARALRRTDIGALTPGARADLVLLDAPSHVHLAYRPGVPLVSAVWQKGCKTV